Sequence from the Magallana gigas chromosome 4, xbMagGiga1.1, whole genome shotgun sequence genome:
GTCCCAAAGTGCCAGCTCCCAAAGAAAACACAGCAACCAAAAAGCAACCCCCTCCTGTTTTGGAGAAGCCAAAAAAGAGTCAAAGTAAAGAGGAAGTTGTAGAAAACAAGGAAAGCTCCAAAGATTTGGAGAACAAACCTAAACAACAGTACACCAGAGAGGAAGAGGCATTGAAAAAAGACTCCGAAAACCCCATAGTAGAAGAGGTTGAACATATTGAATATCCAGAAATCTTAGAATTTAATAAAGAATTACTTCAAGAGGAAGAAAGAAGAGCTACTCAGAAGGAAGAAACAGAGCAAAGACTTGATTCTGACAGTCTCAATGCAAATAATCCCAGTAGATTAAGGAAAATCTCTGAAGATTCAGGGGACTCCTCATCAGGCAGTTACCTGAATTTAAAGCAGAAGTTTTTTGACAACCAGGAGACCACTTTTTGCACGTTGGACATAAACAGTGAAATGGCTACTGCTGCTGTCGCTCCACAAGAAGAGGATGGGATCCTCCCAAATCCAACAGAAAGGATTGTTATATCTGAAAATAAGGTGAAATACATCAATACCAATTACAAGAAAGTCTCTGCAAAGATGTATGATTACAGATGCGACATCAAACTCAAGGTTGGAGACCAGAATTTCAAAGCTCATCGAGACGTTCTCTCTGAAGCAAGTGACTACTTCTCCGCCATGTTTTCTCACAACATGAAGGAGAAGGGACAGGATGAAATAGAATTGAAAGACATTAGCCCAAAAGGCTTTTCTGCCATGTTGGATTATTTCTATCATGGTCATGTGACCCTCGAGCCATCAAAAGTGGAGGAGGTTATTGAGGGTGCAAGGTTTTTCCATGTGGATTGGCTGTTAGAGGTTTGTTGCGAGTTTCTGATCCAACACCTTAGTTTAGACAACTACAATGCTGTGATGGAAATAACAGATAAATACTATCTTGGGGATCTGAGATGGGACATTTTTAGATTCATTGGTCAAAATATAGCAGAACTTACTCAACAGGAGAGCttctttgaaaatctttcaTTAGAACTTCTGCTGCAGTTTTTGATGGAGAATATTTATTCTGAAGCATCCGAGTTCTATCTTCTTGATGTTGTGTTGAGGTGGGTGAAAAATGATGAGAAGAATAGAAAAGAACACCTGCTCTCTCTTCTTCGACAAATCAGATTTTATACCATGGAAACTGAAGAACTGGAAGCTCTTGCTCCAGAAGTGCTGGAGTTTCCGGAAATCAGAGATATTGTTGAAGATGCCATGAATTACTCACTGAACATCATGGGGCAGTGCCTAAAATATGGAGATATGTACAAGCAGAGAGGGGCTCGACCAGTCATTACTATTTTATCCTTCACTAATGATGGGAATATCTTAGTGTACAGAGACCCATCAAAGTGTGGACTCTTTGTAGAAGAACTTGGTCCATGTGGATTGGACACTGCATCATACCAGGCCATGAGTCAAGCCAAGATCGGGAACTTTTTGTATGCTGCAGGAGGCTATGATGATATGTACTGTACAGTTGGAAGAGTCTTCATGTTTGATCCAAAATACAGAGGCTGGACTGAAGTAGCGTCAATGAATGAGCCCCGAGTTTCTTTTGCCATGTGTAACTCTGAAAACAGGCTTTTCGCTGTTGGTGGAGTGAATCACACTATGAATGAAGAGAGCAAGGAGGAGTCGGAGCAGGTTCTGGCTTCGGTAGAGATGTACAAACCAGAAGATAACACCTGGACCAACCTCCAGCCAATGCCCATTAAATCTTCAGACCAGGCTGCTGTGTTCGTCAATGGCTGTCTGTATGTAACGGGCGGCATCAGTGCTGAACCAGAGGATCCGGTGCCATTGGAATCCACATGGTGTCTGAAGGTGGATGGATCAGAAGGATGGGTCCCAAAGGCAAACATGATTAATGGCAGACAGGGTCACAGCATTACGGCTGTGGGTGGAAAGCTGTATGCTCTTGGTGGATACACAGCAAAAGAAGACCGAATCACGTTCACCGAACAGCTGAACTGTGAAGTGTTTGATCTAGAAACTGGACAATGGACAGAAATTGCCCCCACCCCTGAAGCCTTTGGGCATCTGTTACCTTACAGTGCTGCGTTGTTCGATAAAGTGTTCCTGATGGGAGGTATTGACAATAATGTTAACCTATATATCTACGATCCGGAGAGTGACACATGGGAAGAAGCCGATGTGATTGGGCCTAATGTCCAAAAACTTGCCATCCTGGATGTAGCATATCCATACACTTAATGACTTCCATTAGAAAATTAGGTTTCCAAATTCATGTATTGTAAAATGTGATTTATGATGAGCCTTTAATTATCAGAGaagttgtttacatgtaaatgattttgttatAGCTTGCAATGATAGCAGTCATGATTTTCAGATTTACTTAAATTGcatttatattgtaaatatgtgTTATTATATTAATACTTTCATGATGTATTCAGCATAACTGCAATTCAAAGAATAAGAGAGAGTTtactttttgcatttttctgaatatgatttttatgtaaTGCATAAATGTGGTACAAAAGGGTTGTAATCAAAAGTTTTCCTGCCATATTCCTTTACTTTTAATCAATGACATGTGACAGTTCTATAAGTACCAGGTATAAGGTatgattttaagtttttttctcaAAGTTTTCTATTGCCAGATAGTTCAAACTTCATTTATAAACTAATTCTGGTATAtatgtagatttaaaaaatacctaCCAGTATGTGTGTAtaatattgtacaatattttcaaagttttttttcctGCATAATTACGATTGGttgtaaatgtttttatgaTTGATTTGTATAGATGTACTATATATTgcaatcatattttgttttgtaccCTGCTTTTATAGCACTTTCTTGCCATTTCTACTGTAGTGATTATACGAAGTGTAGACTATAATTCTTGTACTGTATCTCAGATGCTGTTCAAATGGTTTGCAAGCATATTTTTCACTTTTGCGTTAATCTCATTTCAAATTGGtgtgtaaaatatttatatacagaatAAGATTTTAACGTGCAAGCAGCTAACACAAAATGTTGATCAATATACTGCTTGATATTCAAGTTCTGTGCAGCGCTAGTTTTCATACTTTTTCTCAAATGACGGACACGTAGCTAGTGttgtaatgtattttatttatagttTGCTAGGGTTAAGCTTATGTGAATATCATAGGTGTATAGTAtaaaggaattaaaaaaaatgttcatgcaAATATAGGTACTAATATATATGCTACACATGAGAATTAGAATGGCTGCGATGCAATGTttcatatatacatatgattGGTTGATTTCAAATACATACCCGTCTTAATAAGCACCATGTTCTTTTTTCCACTTCAAAAACAGTAATCAACTGTCAAAAAGACAAATATAAATTCACAGATCAGCTTTATATCTAGTTTGAATATTAACTCTAAGCACAACTTGTATTACCAATGCATGTATAGATGGATTTGCTTGACCTTGTGCTGTGTTCGTCAATGGCTGTCTGTATGTAACGGGCGGCATCAGTGCTGAACCAGAGGATCCGGTGCCATTGGAATCCACATGGTGTCTGAAGGTGGATGGATCAGAAGGATGGGTCCCAAAGGCAAACATGATTAATGGCAGACAGGGTCACAGCATTACGGCTGTGGGTGGAAAGCTGTATGCTCTTGGTGGATACACAGCAAAAGAAGACCGAATCACGTTCACCGAACAGCTGAACTGTGAAGTGTTTGATCTAGAAACTGGACAATGGACAGAAATTGCCCCCACCCCTGAAGCCTTTGGGCATCTGTTACCTTACAGTGCTGCGTTGTTCGATAAAGTGTTCCTGATGGGAGGTATTGACAATAATGTTAACCTATATATCTACGATCCGGAGAGTGACACATGGGAAGAAGCCGATGTGATTGGGCCTAATGTCCAAAAACTTGCCATCCTGGATGTAGCATATCCATACACTTAATGACTTCCATTAGAAAATTAGGTTTCCAAATTCATGTATTGTAAAATGTGATTTATGATGAGCCTTTAATTATCAGAGaagttgtttacatgtaaatgattttgttatAGCTTGCAATGATAGCAGTCATGATTTTCAGATTTACTTAAATTGcatttatattgtaaatatgtgTTATTATATTAATACTTTCATGATGTATTCAGCATAACTGCAATTCAAAGAATAAGAGAGAGTTtactttttgcatttttctgaatatgatttttatgtaaTGCATAAATGTGGTACAAAAGGGTTGTAATCAAAAGTTTTCCTGCCATATTCCTTTACTTTTAATCAATGACATGTGACAGTTCTATAAGTACCAGGTATAAGGTatgattttaagtttttttctcaAAGTTTTCTATTGCCAGATAGTTCAAACTTCATTTATAAACTAATTCTGGTATAtatgtagatttaaaaaatacctaCCAGTATGTGTGTAtaatattgtacaatattttcaaagttttttttcctGCATAATTACGATTGGttgtaaatgtttttatgaTTGATTTGTATAGATGTACTATATATTgcaatcatattttgttttgtaccCTGCTTTTATAGCACTTTCTTGCCATTTCTACTGTAGTGATTATACGAAGTGTAGACTATAATTCTTGTACTGTATCTCAGATGCTGTTCAAATGGTTTGCAAGCATATTTTTCACTTTTGCGTTAATCTCATTTCAAATTGGtgtgtaaaatatttatatacagaatAAGATTTTAACGTGCAAGCAGCTAACACAAAATGTTGATCAATATACTGCTTGATATTCAAGTTCTGTGCAGCGCTAGTTTTCATACTTTTTCTCAAATGACGGACACGTAGCTAGTGttgtaatgtattttatttatagttTGCTAGGGTTAAGCTTATGTGAATATCATAGGTGTATAGTAtaaaggaattaaaaaaaatgttcatgcaAATATAGGTACTAATATATATGCTACACATGAGAATTAGAATGGCTGCGATGCAATGTttcatatatacatatgattGGTTGATTTCAAATACATACCCGTCTTAATAAGCACCATGTTCTTTTTTCCACTTCAAAAACAGTAATCAACTGTCAAAAAGACAAATATAAATTCACAGATCAGCTTTATATCTAGTTTGAATATTAACTCTAAGCACAACTTGTATTACCAATGCATGTATAGATGGATTTGCTTGACCTTGtacagttgatttttttttttaatgaaacctAATATGCTCAGGTTGCAGACTTTCTAAAGGaacaaaaaatgcttttttaattatatttcctTACATTCCagtggatttttatttttaactgaaCCATTTGTTCCATCGATCATTACCATTTTGTCTTTCTAAATCCAAGTTTTTATTTGAACAGCTGATAAATTATAATGGGCATTCCATGCATTGCTTTTTAAGTTTCATGCTAATTTCTACGATATATACACTTAgaatttatacatacatatatattttttgttacgtGTATTTTGGTATTAGATTCTTTACTTATTTGCAATaaagcttttaatgatgctttatAAAAAAGTGGTTTTTACTTTCTTCTTGAACTTACTAAAGTGAAaggtatttttttattcaaagtaataaattatatgataaaagCACTGAGGCAGATATTTACtgtaatataaatgataaaaatttggaagGTATATCCACAAATACTGACCATTGAATAAGaatttattacattgtattcTCTGCAATAGATGCAGGAGcagattataaattattgaAAGTGGAGGGAGGGGTCTATGGACCCCCATCAGCCCCCATGGAGCCCAAAACAAACtcttaaattctaaatattttgtaagGAAAAAAAGTTCTGAAGGAAATGTAAGCAAGTGACCCAAAGCCACCAAGATGATAGAATTTAATTTGTAGATAACATCAAACGTGTAAATACAAAGGTTATTAATTTTCtgagtatttttatatgttCCTTAATTGATCTTTATTACTGTGATTGATCAATAATGCTctttgatatgactataaacaTCATTTGAAGTGAAGGCATTAATCATCTACCAGTTGTTCTCATTGGACAGCAGGTATTTGGCACATGCAAAATGCAACTTGTGTTCTTGAAAACACCCAAAATGCCAGTATCAGTATCAATAACTGTTTATAAAAAACATCGATAATGGAATATGTGTACATCAtcttaaaagggagataactctcctGAAAGCACACCAATCTGTGCCTCCAAACTGTAATTGTCCTTATTTTGTCTCTCAAGAATTGCTTGTACATGCACCCTATGGCTACCCATTTGtcaaatgtatttataattatggATGATGTCAACTCTAAGAAACAGTTTTGAATCATGTGCATCCAAAATCCgaatatcaaaaaatttaattgggctatattatttttaaacaagaggccaattggccttaacagTCACCTGATTAAcatagcccatacacaaacttgtcaaaGAGTCTCATGTATGCATTTAGTGAAGTTTCATTCTGGGGTAGaacaattatattatattgcAAAGACAACCACCTTCCTGATACGACTATGAAACCTATTATTTTAGAGAAATTAAACCTTGAAGATCACAATAGGGCACATGACCTAATACTCAAAAGATGCAAGACtctgatagaaaataatttccccaaatttgttaacttttttcAAGATCGGTTTTATGCCGATATGTTTTGAATTCatagataatttaaaacaaCCCATACCAAAACATTCTCACAATATGCTCATGAGCAGCTCACATGAGGACTAACAAGATTTCCTCACGTGAGTTGCTCATGCGAGTCTTATGTGCAATTTAACATGCATAGGTAAAATGCTCACATGAGCAAGATTTTGCACATGAGCATGAGATTTATAATAGTTTTACTTACAGGTGTGTGgaagtaaagaaaataattgtttaaaattatatgcattaacagtATAGAGccatatcccccccccccccttacggCCCGAAGGCCTTGCAcagggccataaatttcacaatttaagtagAGGAGTTAGTTGACATCATAACCGTGCATTCAATTTTTTCTcaacatgtgtgggagtaaagaagatttttttagatttaattcattttcactatatggctatACTGGTCCCGCCCTAGGGCTAAACCAAACCAAGGGGTcaagaatttcacaattttggcagagggcttcatggacatcataaccatgcattcagtctcactcacatgtgtgggagtatagagatgaagatttttgaaaatttggcttctttttgcatatttggaCCCGCCTGTGGCTCCCCGGGGGTAGTAgagccatgattttcacaatttagattcctcttataAGATGctccacaccaaaaatggtaacaagtGCCTtgcagtttttaagaagaagttaaaaatgtaaaattgttaaaggACTACTGACAACGCATAACGACGGACAAAAACAGATAGCAATAAAAACCaatgaattcttttttatcatgtttcaaaatttttattttgtgaaattttatagagataaaaaattaaaaacaagaatcaatataaatttttaacagTGCATATACTGTTCCAATACAACCCAAGCCATAcaccaatttttttctctacaagttaatgtacatttgaatttatttcataaGCAGCTTGACTTTGATAATAATTTCTACATTTACTCCATTTACATTCCCTTAAAGATAAGAGCCCTCTGTTTTCATGGTTTTGTGGtacaaattatataatatatttagaCTCTAtcctggtacatgtacttttatttaacAGATGTCACTTGAAAAGCTCAAAACATCTAATGTACATTAATGTAAATTTAGTACATATAACCTTGGAAAATATCTCTAAGCTGGCCTGCTGTTTGAGATAAAAACCATTAATGCCAATTTATGCAGCCAATTATGATTTTCTATAGGTTTATCCATTATCACCATTCAAATCACAAATCTCAACTTTACTGCTGTGTTCCAGTTTGCTAGAAAGTTCCACAATGTCTGGTTTGTGTTTTGTCCTTTTGTTAATTCGTAGATTATTTTCTGTCACTTTTCCCATTAAACATTCATCTGCATCAGAATTGTCAGAATCTGAGTCACTAGAATGCTCTGAATCATTGTCCTCCGAAAAATCACTACTTTGCTCTACCACAGCAATGTTCTGGAAAAGAGATTTAAATGGTGAAGAATATACCGGTGATTATGGTAGATTATGCAAACATTCAATCATTTAGTACGATCCTGATACAGCAAAATCTTGGATATAGCGAAATTTTGTGGAGTTCCTGGCAAGATTCATAAATAATCCTAttccttttaataaaattttaccaTTGTAACGAAGTTAGTTAGACAAGTTTAATGAAAAAGCAAACCAATTTTGAGTCCTGTAGAGGTGAAAAAACTCCCCAAAACgaaatttatatcttttatagAAAATTGTAATATTATTCTAAACCATAGCTGTTTCAATCATGCCGATTAAAAAAACTacttgaaaaatttatttccaTGCGAGTCCTTTAATTTTTCATCcggttttttattaattttagaaGAGGGTACTTTAGCTACGCCTTAATAATCAAAAATGATAGTCATGTGGAATAAAAACAAGGTATAAAGCAAATTCGTTATACCTATTAATATGAATTTGTTGTATAGATACAATGAACTATGAATATGGCAAAGTAAACCTATTTGTCCCTAAGACTTTGCTATAACCAGGTTATTGATGTTACGTCTGGActtcataaaattttatattcacaatcaagtccagaaaaaaaaaatagtcaatTAGAGTTCCAATACAGGAACTGAATACAGGAGCAAGGGTCATAACTCAGTGGAAAATATTAGTATAGTAATCTATTGTGTGAATGAACTGTCTTGTGGTTAAGGTATTGGTTTCTTCAGAAGTACTTTAAATctattcaatttaataaaaaccCAATAGAAATATGACATACAAATGTTAATTTACCATTTCTATGAAGCGATCTTGGTCGTCTGATACATGCTCTATGTCGATTTCTTCAGCAGGTCTGTTTTGCAGCTCTTGATTGGCCATTTTCATCTGAGGTAAGAAACTTTTTACTTGTGACAAAACTGCAATAAAActtcaatgatttaataatattaaGAAAGTAATTTACCGGTATTATCTTGCATATTAATGCTCTTATTTTCAGAAAGCCATGCATATAaagtgatattaaaaaatatatatatcaagatttatataaatacaccttatcaaaaatgaaatataaagcaaCAGGTACTGACTTGAGCTT
This genomic interval carries:
- the LOC105339326 gene encoding kelch-like protein 36, producing the protein MESVNRDTMENSNDKNLSNGINGKTKPVKTEGKFISQIKKNLSQGRDSEGDQGDSLTGKKPTKNTEKSKTSSGSVFSRLSEPTISSAKKSVKPVETAKPNSIKGGKTSVGKDSPKVPAPKENTATKKQPPPVLEKPKKSQSKEEVVENKESSKDLENKPKQQYTREEEALKKDSENPIVEEVEHIEYPEILEFNKELLQEEERRATQKEETEQRLDSDSLNANNPSRLRKISEDSGDSSSGSYLNLKQKFFDNQETTFCTLDINSEMATAAVAPQEEDGILPNPTERIVISENKVKYINTNYKKVSAKMYDYRCDIKLKVGDQNFKAHRDVLSEASDYFSAMFSHNMKEKGQDEIELKDISPKGFSAMLDYFYHGHVTLEPSKVEEVIEGARFFHVDWLLEVCCEFLIQHLSLDNYNAVMEITDKYYLGDLRWDIFRFIGQNIAELTQQESFFENLSLELLLQFLMENIYSEASEFYLLDVVLRWVKNDEKNRKEHLLSLLRQIRFYTMETEELEALAPEVLEFPEIRDIVEDAMNYSLNIMGQCLKYGDMYKQRGARPVITILSFTNDGNILVYRDPSKCGLFVEELGPCGLDTASYQAMSQAKIGNFLYAAGGYDDMYCTVGRVFMFDPKYRGWTEVASMNEPRVSFAMCNSENRLFAVGGVNHTMNEESKEESEQVLASVEMYKPEDNTWTNLQPMPIKSSDQAAVFVNGCLYVTGGISAEPEDPVPLESTWCLKVDGSEGWVPKANMINGRQGHSITAVGGKLYALGGYTAKEDRITFTEQLNCEVFDLETGQWTEIAPTPEAFGHLLPYSAALFDKVFLMGGIDNNVNLYIYDPESDTWEEADVIGPNVQKLAILDVAYPYTCAVFVNGCLYVTGGISAEPEDPVPLESTWCLKVDGSEGWVPKANMINGRQGHSITAVGGKLYALGGYTAKEDRITFTEQLNCEVFDLETGQWTEIAPTPEAFGHLLPYSAALFDKVFLMGGIDNNVNLYIYDPESDTWEEADVIGPNVQKLAILDVAYPYT
- the LOC105339325 gene encoding NOP protein chaperone 1, with product MAASRNNVSVNKNKSSDLLALERTENANHLESVLDLKKKPDKREMKTFKLPPSSILSQVKSFLPQMKMANQELQNRPAEEIDIEHVSDDQDRFIEMNIAVVEQSSDFSEDNDSEHSSDSDSDNSDADECLMGKVTENNLRINKRTKHKPDIVELSSKLEHSSKVEICDLNGDNG